One part of the Solidesulfovibrio sp. genome encodes these proteins:
- a CDS encoding iron-containing alcohol dehydrogenase translates to MGGWEAKIDIHKVFVLQPTRPTTYFGAGALSRLDGILADLAAAGQDRILVVTDPVAYKASGAWDSVLPMLSRRVAFEHYDGVRANPTYANCEAAAKVGKALGAKAVLGIGGGSAIDTAKTAAALLRHPVRKASDFYEKGVPVSGALPIVAVNTTHGSGSECDCFAVAQSDGEEKPALHSAHLYPAYAIEDPRLMLSLPPRQTVFTSLDALCHALEAATSVTASPYSIVLAKEAVRLIAAYLPTALAQPGNLAARYWLLYASAIAGMSYDRGMLHITHALEHAMSALNADISHGEGLGLLLPAVLREIYPATPEILAELLAPIAPGLRGVSGEAAEAVEKLGEWLAAVGLSSRLSVYFTGADVPALSRMTLRSSLARMLLPLSPVRVDAQLVERIFQRAL, encoded by the coding sequence ATGGGCGGCTGGGAAGCCAAGATCGACATCCACAAGGTGTTCGTCCTGCAACCCACCAGGCCGACGACCTATTTCGGCGCGGGAGCCCTCTCCCGCCTCGACGGCATCCTGGCCGACCTGGCCGCGGCCGGCCAGGACCGCATCCTCGTGGTCACCGACCCCGTGGCCTACAAGGCCAGCGGAGCCTGGGACTCGGTGCTGCCCATGCTGTCGCGCCGGGTGGCCTTCGAGCATTACGACGGCGTGCGGGCCAACCCCACCTATGCCAACTGCGAGGCGGCGGCCAAGGTCGGCAAGGCCCTGGGCGCCAAGGCCGTGCTCGGCATCGGCGGCGGCAGCGCCATCGACACGGCCAAGACCGCGGCGGCGCTGCTGCGCCACCCCGTGCGCAAGGCATCGGATTTCTACGAAAAAGGCGTGCCCGTCAGCGGCGCCCTGCCCATCGTCGCCGTCAACACCACCCACGGCTCGGGCTCGGAATGCGACTGTTTCGCCGTGGCCCAGTCCGACGGCGAGGAAAAGCCCGCCCTGCACTCGGCCCACCTCTATCCGGCCTACGCCATCGAAGACCCCAGGCTCATGCTGTCCCTGCCGCCCCGCCAGACCGTGTTCACGAGCCTCGACGCCCTGTGTCACGCCCTGGAGGCGGCCACGTCCGTCACGGCCTCGCCCTATTCCATCGTGCTGGCCAAGGAGGCCGTGCGGCTCATAGCCGCCTACCTGCCCACGGCCCTGGCCCAGCCCGGCAATCTGGCCGCCCGCTACTGGCTGCTCTACGCCTCGGCCATCGCCGGCATGAGCTACGACCGGGGCATGCTGCACATCACCCACGCCCTGGAACACGCCATGAGCGCGCTCAATGCCGACATCAGCCACGGCGAGGGGCTGGGGCTGCTGCTGCCGGCGGTGTTGCGGGAGATCTACCCGGCCACGCCGGAAATCCTGGCCGAGTTGCTGGCGCCCATCGCGCCGGGGCTTCGGGGCGTGTCCGGAGAGGCCGCGGAAGCGGTGGAAAAGCTGGGGGAATGGCTGGCGGCCGTCGGGCTGTCGTCGCGCCTGTCCGTCTATTTCACCGGCGCGGACGTGCCGGCGCTGTCGCGCATGACCCTGCGTTCGTCCCTGGCCCGGATGCTGTTGCCCCTGTCCCCGGTGCGGGTGGACGCGCAACTCGTGGAGCGCATCTTCCAGCGGGCGCTGTGA
- a CDS encoding SH3 domain-containing protein, translated as MNRALRRFRLVVLAAFLLAAFGCAKPPPPSFAPPTPAKGKGEVEDLRVLPQDLNAYLRPDTADKPLYPQEQIGLRLESFVQEWSAPWHMAKPGYPRKAVEEIFRRFEKSPGFGAGGRRNPAEFAASLHAAAGLGSYPNVVRKAVTVKNTNLRGMPTASPRFADPSLPGEGYPFDYLQHTALPPGTPVLVTHASRDGSWLLAESALTFGWLPATDVAYVDDTAMAALATTRLAAVIKDQTALPEVGLTADVGAVFPLAGPPEASGLPVLVPVRAPSGTADLRRVRLPAGAAAAMPMPMTPRNVAGVGNQFMGKVYGWGGIDGKRDCSALTHDLFVPFGLYLPRNSASQAAYGGSVPLGDLPNEQKEATIVSQGVPFATLVWMQGHILVYVGQYKGRPVVYHDIWGLRTFGEGGRDGRLVLGRAVVTTLRAGEEAPAVGPSHILLNRIRSMSILARPN; from the coding sequence ATGAACCGTGCCCTTCGCCGTTTCCGCCTCGTCGTCCTGGCCGCCTTTCTGCTTGCGGCCTTCGGTTGCGCCAAGCCGCCGCCGCCCTCTTTCGCGCCGCCCACCCCGGCCAAGGGCAAGGGCGAGGTCGAGGACCTGCGCGTCCTGCCCCAGGACCTCAACGCCTACCTGCGGCCCGACACCGCCGACAAGCCCCTCTATCCCCAGGAGCAGATCGGCCTGCGCCTGGAAAGTTTCGTCCAGGAATGGTCCGCGCCCTGGCACATGGCCAAGCCCGGCTATCCCCGCAAGGCCGTGGAGGAGATCTTCCGCCGCTTCGAGAAGTCCCCGGGCTTCGGCGCCGGCGGGCGGCGCAACCCGGCCGAATTCGCCGCCTCGCTGCACGCCGCCGCCGGCCTGGGCAGCTACCCCAACGTGGTGCGCAAGGCCGTGACCGTCAAAAACACCAATCTGCGCGGCATGCCCACGGCCAGTCCCCGCTTCGCCGACCCGAGCCTGCCCGGCGAGGGCTATCCCTTCGACTACCTCCAGCACACCGCCCTGCCGCCGGGAACGCCGGTGCTCGTCACCCACGCCAGTCGCGACGGTTCGTGGCTCCTGGCCGAATCGGCCCTGACCTTCGGCTGGCTGCCGGCCACCGACGTGGCCTACGTGGACGACACGGCCATGGCCGCCCTGGCCACGACCAGGCTGGCCGCCGTCATCAAGGACCAGACCGCCCTGCCCGAGGTCGGGCTCACTGCGGACGTGGGCGCGGTCTTTCCCCTGGCCGGGCCGCCGGAAGCCTCGGGGCTGCCCGTGCTCGTGCCCGTGCGCGCCCCGTCGGGCACGGCCGACCTGCGGCGCGTGCGCCTGCCGGCCGGGGCGGCGGCGGCCATGCCCATGCCCATGACGCCGCGCAACGTGGCCGGGGTGGGCAACCAGTTCATGGGCAAGGTCTACGGCTGGGGCGGCATCGACGGCAAACGCGACTGTTCGGCCCTGACCCACGACCTGTTCGTGCCGTTCGGCCTCTACCTGCCGCGCAATTCCGCCAGCCAGGCGGCCTACGGCGGCTCGGTGCCGCTCGGCGACCTGCCCAACGAGCAGAAGGAAGCCACCATCGTCAGCCAGGGCGTGCCCTTCGCCACCCTGGTCTGGATGCAGGGGCACATCCTCGTCTACGTTGGGCAGTACAAGGGGCGGCCCGTGGTCTACCACGACATCTGGGGGCTTCGGACCTTCGGCGAGGGCGGCCGCGACGGCCGGCTGGTGCTGGGGCGGGCCGTGGTGACCACGTTGCGGGCCGGCGAGGAGGCCCCGGCCGTGGGGCCGAGCCACATCCTGCTCAACCGGATACGGTCCATGTCGATCCTGGCCCGGCCGAACTGA
- a CDS encoding SprT family zinc-dependent metalloprotease, protein MRARKAIDVKETARLIALGLPPALPVSVRVSARARGIVLRMLPGSGLEVVSPAGVAPAFLLQAVESRRDWIARVFGRLCAEGGFSGRAAEVPRPGRLVLTAFSREWELRYLAKDRPGCAVTARGPGALVVSGAVEDASAVASALGGFCRLRAGELLRPALAAVSRDTGLPYSALTIRAQRTRWGSCTAKGRVSLNYTIAFLPWELCRLVMIHELCHTVELNHSPRFWNVVERFVPGCRELDARLNSARHYLPLWLDVGLRAVRP, encoded by the coding sequence ATGCGCGCGCGTAAGGCCATCGACGTCAAGGAGACGGCCCGGCTGATCGCCCTGGGGCTGCCGCCGGCGTTGCCCGTTTCGGTGCGGGTGAGCGCCCGGGCCCGGGGCATCGTGCTGCGCATGCTGCCGGGCAGCGGCCTGGAGGTGGTCTCGCCGGCCGGGGTGGCGCCGGCCTTTCTGCTCCAGGCGGTGGAGTCGCGCCGGGACTGGATCGCCCGGGTGTTCGGCCGGCTCTGCGCCGAGGGCGGTTTTTCCGGCCGGGCGGCCGAGGTGCCGCGCCCCGGCCGGTTGGTGCTCACGGCCTTTTCCCGGGAGTGGGAACTGCGCTATCTGGCCAAGGACCGGCCGGGCTGCGCCGTGACCGCCCGTGGGCCGGGGGCGCTGGTGGTTTCCGGGGCGGTGGAGGACGCCTCGGCCGTGGCGTCGGCCCTTGGCGGGTTTTGCCGCCTGCGCGCCGGGGAACTGCTGCGCCCGGCCCTGGCCGCGGTCTCCCGGGACACGGGGCTGCCCTACAGCGCCCTGACCATCCGAGCCCAGCGCACCCGCTGGGGCAGCTGCACGGCCAAGGGGCGCGTAAGCCTCAACTACACCATCGCCTTTCTGCCCTGGGAGCTGTGCCGGCTGGTCATGATCCACGAGCTGTGCCACACGGTGGAGCTCAACCATTCGCCGCGCTTCTGGAATGTCGTGGAGCGGTTCGTCCCCGGCTGCCGGGAGCTGGACGCCCGGCTCAACAGCGCGCGGCATTACCTGCCGCTGTGGCTCGACGTCGGCCTCAGGGCCGTTCGACCGTGA
- the rnr gene encoding ribonuclease R — MTARKRRGRSPKGHGAGLDAPAVLRIFRESGKPLSDKEVARGLKGITFKFHDLRHLLEELREAGKLIRVQKGWGLVESMRLVTGVLEISRSGVGYVLPDDKRRKDIFIHPKDIGDAWHGDRVAAAVTRERKDKNHEGRVARVIERGVATLPCRVVKRMAPDLFLCRPTDSRHTMSFMVDYLPPHPGDPEPAPDDIVNVGIGEKLEYKLYSGKGLELLGAQGDVAVQERLVKLNHDIPGPFPPKALAEAEALPEVPGEADFADRKDLRTLPFVTIDGAKARDFDDAIYVKKRGRAYTLWVAIADVSHYVPEGGALDAEALERGNSYYFPQSVEPMLPERISNGLCSLNPQVPRLAMVAEIDFTAKGIPGRTDFYTAVIESKARLTYSQVNRALLLHDEEERRNIAAVLPMLTTAEALARAINAERTARGNLDFDLPEPEILFNFQGETQDIRPKVRHFGHQIVEEFMIAANEAVARFLTEKGAPVLYRVHPEPDPAKLEALFKLLATTDLAQALPAAPGAADLAQVLRQASGSDLDFLVSRLALRTMMQASYSPKLDGHFGLASTCYCHFTSPIRRYADLVVHRSLKYVFAGKPVSEKRAARLPKVAEHISRRERVAMEAEREILKRVTVHFLSDKVGRRFTGVIGSIADFGFWVELKEVMAEGMVRLSSLSDDYYTYFPERHELIGERTGRRFRLGQSVEVELTGVDMGRLAVDLGLVEGGESPLALPTQKRKPPRRRRK; from the coding sequence ATGACTGCCAGAAAACGACGGGGGCGATCCCCCAAGGGACACGGGGCCGGGCTTGACGCCCCAGCCGTGCTGCGGATCTTTCGCGAAAGCGGCAAGCCGCTGTCCGACAAGGAAGTGGCGCGCGGCCTCAAAGGCATCACCTTCAAGTTCCACGACCTGCGCCACCTGCTCGAGGAGCTGCGCGAGGCCGGCAAGCTCATCCGCGTCCAGAAGGGCTGGGGCCTGGTCGAAAGCATGCGCCTGGTCACGGGCGTGCTGGAAATCAGCCGCTCGGGCGTGGGTTACGTCCTGCCCGACGACAAGCGCCGCAAGGACATCTTCATCCATCCCAAGGATATCGGCGACGCCTGGCACGGCGACCGGGTGGCCGCCGCCGTCACCCGGGAGCGCAAGGACAAAAACCACGAAGGCCGCGTGGCCCGGGTCATCGAACGCGGCGTCGCGACCCTGCCCTGCCGCGTGGTCAAGCGCATGGCCCCGGACCTGTTTTTGTGCCGCCCCACGGACAGCCGGCACACCATGAGCTTCATGGTGGACTACCTGCCGCCGCACCCCGGCGACCCCGAGCCCGCCCCGGACGACATCGTCAACGTCGGCATCGGCGAAAAGCTCGAATACAAGCTCTATTCCGGCAAGGGCCTGGAACTGCTCGGCGCCCAGGGCGACGTGGCCGTGCAGGAGCGGCTGGTCAAGCTCAACCACGACATCCCCGGCCCCTTTCCGCCCAAAGCCCTGGCCGAGGCCGAGGCCTTGCCCGAGGTGCCGGGCGAGGCCGATTTCGCCGACAGGAAAGACCTGCGCACCCTGCCCTTCGTCACCATCGACGGCGCCAAGGCCCGGGATTTCGACGACGCCATCTACGTGAAAAAACGCGGCCGGGCCTACACCCTGTGGGTGGCCATCGCCGACGTCTCCCACTACGTGCCCGAGGGCGGCGCCCTGGACGCCGAGGCCCTGGAGCGCGGCAATTCCTACTATTTCCCCCAGTCCGTGGAGCCGATGCTCCCCGAGCGCATCTCCAACGGGCTGTGCAGCTTAAACCCCCAGGTGCCCCGCCTGGCCATGGTGGCGGAAATCGACTTCACGGCCAAGGGCATCCCCGGCCGCACCGACTTCTACACCGCCGTCATCGAGTCCAAGGCCCGGCTGACCTATTCCCAGGTCAACCGGGCGCTGCTGCTGCACGACGAGGAGGAACGCCGCAACATCGCCGCCGTCCTGCCCATGCTGACCACGGCCGAAGCCCTGGCCCGGGCCATCAACGCCGAGCGCACCGCGCGCGGCAACCTGGATTTCGACCTGCCCGAGCCGGAGATCCTCTTCAATTTCCAGGGCGAGACCCAGGACATCCGGCCCAAGGTGCGCCACTTCGGCCACCAGATCGTGGAGGAGTTCATGATCGCGGCCAACGAGGCCGTGGCCCGGTTCCTGACGGAAAAAGGCGCGCCCGTGCTCTACCGCGTCCACCCCGAGCCCGATCCGGCCAAGCTGGAGGCCCTGTTCAAGCTGCTGGCCACCACCGACCTGGCCCAGGCGCTGCCGGCCGCGCCGGGAGCGGCCGACCTGGCCCAGGTGCTGCGCCAGGCCTCGGGCTCGGACCTGGACTTCCTGGTCAGCCGGCTGGCGCTGCGCACCATGATGCAGGCCTCCTACTCGCCCAAGCTCGACGGGCACTTCGGCCTGGCCTCCACCTGCTACTGCCACTTCACCTCCCCGATCCGCCGCTACGCCGACCTGGTGGTCCACCGCTCGCTCAAATACGTCTTCGCCGGCAAGCCCGTCTCGGAAAAACGCGCCGCCAGGCTGCCCAAGGTGGCCGAACACATCAGCCGCCGCGAACGGGTGGCCATGGAGGCCGAGCGCGAAATCCTCAAACGCGTGACCGTGCACTTCCTGTCCGACAAGGTCGGCCGGCGCTTCACCGGGGTCATCGGCTCCATCGCCGACTTCGGCTTCTGGGTGGAGCTCAAGGAGGTCATGGCCGAGGGCATGGTGCGCCTGTCGTCGCTGTCCGACGACTACTACACCTATTTCCCCGAGCGCCACGAACTCATCGGCGAACGCACCGGCCGGCGCTTCCGGCTGGGCCAGTCCGTGGAAGTGGAACTGACGGGCGTGGACATGGGCCGGCTGGCCGTGGACCTGGGGCTGGTCGAGGGCGGCGAATCGCCGCTGGCCCTGCCGACCCAGAAACGCAAGCCGCCCCGCAGGCGCCGGAAATGA
- a CDS encoding substrate-binding domain-containing protein, which translates to MKRTSLIEPALPRPRLLAAALAVLCLLGGALCAGAAETAPLVIAGTGDSEELLRTLAARFMRDNPDTRIEVPDSVGSTAGIKAVLSGKAELARTARPLRDEEKAQGLTELVFAKAPVIFAVNPSVTGVESLTPRQILDIFSGQVADWSALGGPAGPIHKVCRETPETSRDVLGAAIPGFEALGCQGQAVAYSTPEAVKLAADNPGTIGYFARPAMATTKLRALAYDGAAPSPENLARERYPLFIPFALVYKPPLSPTAARFVTALGLPDGRTALANYGCLPLPVKAATP; encoded by the coding sequence ATGAAACGAACCAGCCTGATCGAACCGGCCCTGCCACGCCCCCGCCTGCTGGCGGCGGCGCTGGCCGTCCTTTGCCTGCTTGGCGGCGCGCTGTGCGCCGGGGCGGCCGAGACCGCCCCCCTGGTCATCGCCGGCACCGGCGACAGCGAGGAACTCTTGCGCACCCTGGCCGCGCGGTTCATGCGGGACAACCCCGACACCCGCATCGAGGTGCCCGATTCCGTCGGTTCCACGGCCGGCATCAAGGCGGTGCTTTCCGGCAAGGCCGAACTGGCCCGCACGGCCAGACCGCTTCGCGACGAGGAAAAAGCCCAGGGCCTCACGGAACTCGTCTTCGCCAAGGCACCGGTGATCTTCGCCGTCAACCCCTCGGTCACGGGCGTCGAATCCCTGACCCCCCGGCAGATCCTGGACATCTTCTCCGGCCAGGTCGCGGACTGGTCCGCCCTGGGCGGCCCGGCCGGCCCCATCCACAAGGTCTGCCGGGAAACGCCGGAAACCAGCCGCGACGTCCTGGGCGCGGCCATCCCCGGCTTCGAGGCCCTGGGCTGCCAGGGCCAGGCCGTGGCCTACTCCACCCCGGAGGCCGTGAAGCTCGCGGCCGACAACCCCGGCACCATCGGCTATTTCGCCAGGCCGGCCATGGCCACCACCAAATTGCGCGCCCTGGCCTACGACGGCGCCGCGCCCTCTCCGGAAAACCTGGCCCGGGAACGCTATCCGCTTTTCATCCCCTTCGCCCTGGTCTACAAACCGCCCCTTTCCCCGACGGCGGCCCGGTTCGTCACGGCCTTGGGCCTGCCGGACGGCCGCACGGCCCTGGCCAACTACGGCTGCCTGCCGCTGCCGGTCAAGGCCGCCACCCCGTAA
- a CDS encoding ATP-binding protein, producing the protein MLRSLRHQMLLGQFALVALLTVALGGGVFHVAASILEGKEREKVRLLAEALARESALTAERGETFLRLLITSPFFDTFHETGNLHLLQALFDRYRAAFTFMAYVNPQGVREYAASGPGYTDRDAPLAVDPLVTAALAEPGRIVHALRSAGAAGEPTLALALARRTPFGQDMGAIVAAGPVEALAEGVLSLRLARGGGAVLADGNGRLLFGEALPGLPDRIEPGTPLALALATEQATDRTEAFDGASYLLAAAPVGKYGLSAVVALPREAAIDGEIRRLRFWVAGVAAVAACLTTLAAAWWTGGIARPMARLAEAARVASGGDLGVRAPVGGPAEAREVALAFNAMAERLAASRQELRRAKHSLENILANVNEAILVVDRQGRLTMLNRAGERMLGYGPGEAVGLPGATFFPPGDPLRALLETADAQDLLASGGVSGLEKTLVGQGGRGVPVLVSLALLREPDRPGEGVICLAMDVTERRRAEALTRARRAAEAVSRAKTEFLAVVSHEMRTPLNIVLGILEHLRDQPLAPLSLAGIDQAMASGQTLREVIEAMLDYASLEAGRVLLRRQGFDPRRLAGETAERFATPARLRGLDLTVVVDADMPGRLIGDPARLGQVIGNLVSNAVRFTHDGTVSLRLSMSPEPGLHRPGARRRLLAAVTDTGEGVADDKLESIFMPFTQQDATATRRFGGLGLGLAIATRLVTLMDGSLCLVSRQGEGTQAWVSLPLEEDADA; encoded by the coding sequence ATGCTGCGCTCGCTCAGGCACCAGATGCTCCTGGGCCAGTTCGCCCTGGTGGCCCTGCTCACGGTGGCCCTTGGCGGTGGCGTGTTTCACGTGGCCGCCTCCATCCTGGAAGGCAAGGAGCGGGAGAAAGTCCGGCTGCTGGCCGAGGCCCTGGCCCGGGAATCGGCGCTGACGGCCGAACGCGGCGAAACCTTCCTGCGGCTTTTGATCACGAGCCCGTTCTTCGACACCTTCCACGAAACCGGCAACCTGCACCTGCTCCAGGCGCTTTTCGACCGCTACCGGGCGGCGTTCACCTTCATGGCCTACGTCAACCCCCAGGGCGTGCGGGAATACGCCGCCTCGGGCCCGGGCTACACGGACCGGGACGCGCCCCTGGCCGTCGATCCCCTCGTGACCGCGGCCCTGGCCGAGCCGGGACGGATCGTCCACGCCCTGCGCAGCGCCGGGGCGGCCGGCGAGCCGACCCTGGCCCTGGCCCTGGCCCGGCGCACGCCGTTCGGCCAGGACATGGGCGCCATCGTGGCCGCCGGCCCGGTCGAGGCACTGGCCGAGGGCGTGCTGTCCCTGCGGCTGGCCCGGGGCGGGGGCGCGGTCCTGGCCGACGGCAACGGACGCCTGCTGTTCGGCGAGGCCCTGCCGGGGCTGCCGGACAGGATCGAGCCCGGCACCCCCCTGGCCCTGGCCCTGGCCACCGAGCAAGCCACGGACCGCACCGAGGCCTTCGACGGCGCGAGCTACCTGCTGGCCGCCGCGCCCGTGGGCAAATACGGCCTGTCGGCCGTGGTGGCCCTGCCGCGCGAGGCGGCCATCGACGGGGAGATCCGCCGGCTGCGGTTTTGGGTGGCCGGTGTCGCGGCCGTGGCGGCCTGCCTGACGACGCTTGCGGCCGCCTGGTGGACCGGCGGCATCGCCCGGCCCATGGCCCGACTGGCCGAGGCGGCCCGGGTGGCCAGCGGCGGCGACCTCGGCGTGCGCGCCCCGGTGGGCGGCCCGGCCGAGGCCCGCGAGGTGGCCCTGGCCTTCAACGCCATGGCCGAACGCCTGGCCGCCTCCCGCCAGGAACTCCGCCGGGCCAAGCACTCCCTGGAAAACATCCTGGCCAACGTCAACGAGGCCATTTTGGTGGTGGACCGGCAAGGCCGCCTGACCATGCTCAACCGGGCCGGCGAGAGGATGCTCGGCTACGGCCCGGGCGAGGCCGTGGGGCTGCCGGGCGCCACGTTCTTCCCGCCGGGCGATCCGCTGCGCGCCCTGCTGGAGACGGCCGACGCCCAGGACCTGCTGGCCAGCGGCGGCGTGTCCGGGCTGGAAAAGACCCTGGTCGGCCAGGGCGGGCGCGGCGTGCCGGTGCTCGTGTCCCTGGCCCTGCTGCGCGAGCCGGATCGGCCCGGGGAAGGCGTGATCTGCCTGGCCATGGACGTGACCGAACGCCGGCGGGCCGAGGCGCTTACCCGGGCCCGCAGGGCGGCCGAGGCCGTCAGCCGGGCCAAGACCGAATTCCTGGCCGTGGTTTCCCACGAGATGCGCACCCCGCTCAACATCGTCCTGGGCATCCTGGAGCACCTGCGCGACCAGCCCCTGGCGCCCCTGTCCCTGGCCGGCATCGACCAGGCCATGGCCTCGGGCCAGACCTTGCGGGAGGTCATCGAGGCCATGCTCGATTACGCCAGCCTCGAAGCCGGCCGGGTCCTCCTGCGCCGCCAGGGCTTCGATCCGCGCCGCCTGGCCGGCGAGACGGCCGAGCGTTTCGCCACCCCGGCCAGGCTGCGGGGCCTGGACCTGACCGTGGTCGTGGACGCCGACATGCCCGGGCGCCTCATCGGCGATCCCGCCCGCCTGGGGCAGGTCATCGGCAACCTGGTCTCCAATGCCGTGCGCTTCACCCACGACGGCACGGTCAGCCTGCGCCTGTCCATGTCCCCGGAGCCGGGACTCCACCGCCCCGGGGCCCGGCGCCGCCTGCTGGCGGCGGTGACGGACACGGGCGAGGGCGTGGCCGACGACAAGCTGGAATCGATCTTCATGCCCTTCACCCAGCAGGACGCCACCGCCACCCGGCGCTTCGGCGGCCTGGGCCTGGGCCTGGCCATCGCCACGCGGCTGGTGACCCTCATGGACGGCAGCCTGTGCCTGGTCAGCCGCCAGGGGGAAGGCACCCAAGCCTGGGTCAGCCTGCCCCTGGAAGAGGACGCCGACGCCTGA
- a CDS encoding ABC transporter substrate-binding protein, whose amino-acid sequence MNGQDTSDAGRFRKSAGRLAAALAALLALAAVAGPAGAQKAGGYAFGALLPLTGGLSERGKTSRIALEMAQADINAYLAAGGFGGQVSFSVENTGSSPQQALERLKALAGKGLKVVIGPYGDDEVEACLDFADKNNILLISQGSSRPSLGKRGDNLFRLSPSDTYQAEAVTGLMRQEGVATIVPLWRADQMGDDLVVHVKARFKQLGGQALPGSRYAADRKDFAPILDDLARQLAQAQKGGKAAVYFAGGEEVVPILKAAAKRPELAAVPWYGCDATSMYDPIAKDPESAAFAMKVRLASPRYGEGGANVYALTEKRIQERADAFADTQAVAAYDAAWAAFFTAQSAGGAGDFARFKQLFPQVCERMYGVTGWLALNEHGDRREDWDFDFWVLGSDDGKTYFWQKAARYQFEPGTAKELFIGGSGKK is encoded by the coding sequence ATGAACGGGCAGGATACAAGCGACGCGGGGCGTTTCAGGAAATCGGCCGGGCGCCTGGCGGCGGCCCTGGCCGCGCTGCTGGCCTTGGCGGCCGTGGCCGGGCCGGCCGGCGCGCAAAAGGCGGGCGGCTACGCCTTCGGGGCGCTGCTGCCCCTGACGGGCGGGCTGTCCGAGCGGGGCAAGACCTCCAGGATCGCCCTGGAGATGGCCCAGGCCGACATCAACGCCTACCTGGCCGCGGGCGGGTTCGGCGGCCAGGTGAGTTTCAGCGTGGAAAATACCGGCAGCTCCCCCCAGCAGGCCCTGGAAAGACTCAAGGCCCTGGCCGGCAAGGGACTCAAGGTGGTCATCGGCCCCTACGGCGACGACGAGGTCGAGGCCTGCCTGGATTTCGCCGACAAAAACAACATCCTGCTGATCAGCCAAGGGAGCTCCAGGCCGTCCCTGGGCAAGCGCGGCGACAACCTCTTTCGCCTCTCGCCCTCGGACACCTACCAGGCCGAGGCCGTCACCGGGCTCATGCGCCAGGAAGGCGTGGCCACCATCGTGCCGCTGTGGCGCGCCGACCAGATGGGCGACGACCTGGTCGTGCACGTCAAGGCGCGCTTCAAGCAGCTTGGCGGCCAGGCCCTGCCCGGCTCGCGCTACGCCGCGGACCGCAAGGACTTCGCCCCCATCCTCGACGACCTGGCCAGGCAGCTGGCCCAGGCCCAAAAGGGCGGCAAGGCGGCCGTCTACTTCGCCGGCGGCGAGGAGGTCGTGCCCATCCTCAAGGCGGCGGCCAAGCGGCCGGAACTGGCGGCCGTGCCCTGGTACGGCTGCGACGCCACCTCCATGTACGACCCCATCGCCAAGGACCCGGAAAGCGCCGCCTTCGCCATGAAGGTCCGCCTGGCCAGCCCCCGCTACGGCGAGGGCGGGGCCAATGTCTACGCCCTGACGGAAAAGCGGATCCAGGAGAGGGCCGACGCCTTTGCCGACACCCAGGCCGTGGCCGCCTACGACGCCGCCTGGGCGGCCTTTTTCACGGCCCAGTCCGCGGGCGGGGCCGGGGATTTCGCCCGGTTCAAGCAGCTGTTCCCCCAGGTGTGCGAGCGCATGTACGGCGTGACGGGCTGGCTGGCCTTAAACGAGCACGGCGACCGGCGCGAGGACTGGGATTTCGATTTCTGGGTGCTCGGCAGCGACGACGGCAAAACCTATTTCTGGCAAAAGGCCGCCCGCTACCAGTTCGAGCCGGGCACGGCCAAGGAGCTTTTCATCGGCGGTTCCGGCAAGAAGTAG